In Paenibacillus algicola, a genomic segment contains:
- a CDS encoding MFS transporter — MDNKKWDLAALASVPLIMTLGNSMLIPILPQIAKALGISSLMGSMLITVYAVTAILMIPIAGYLSDRFGRKKVIIPSLIITVLGSGISAGAAWLLGGSAAYIVILAGRLLQGIGAAGAFPIVIPLVGDMFSEDEKVSKSLGVIETSNTFGKVLSPILGAFLGSFIWFLPFLAIPVLCAVSLLLVIFLVKSPEHEKTQQSIREFLGTTKDVLQEKGRWLYAIFAIGGIAMFGIFGVQFYLSETLESAYGLTGIVKGLVLAIPLAALCLASYLTGKFTGHKKGLMKWTGFAGMALLTGSLVIIGFSEQIYFVIGFMTAGSIGIGLVLPSMDTLLTEGVEEEQRGTITSLYSSMRFIGVSLGPPVVSLLLGANHWVLFLTLAAVAAAGALLTLLAVKPEESEGEDGTGEVKRVQFKPPAGAAKNLVRK, encoded by the coding sequence ATGGACAATAAGAAATGGGATCTCGCCGCACTGGCCTCGGTTCCCCTCATCATGACCTTGGGAAACTCGATGCTTATTCCCATACTGCCGCAAATTGCTAAAGCGCTCGGCATCAGCTCCTTGATGGGCAGTATGCTGATTACGGTGTATGCCGTAACAGCTATTCTGATGATTCCAATCGCCGGGTATTTATCTGACCGGTTCGGCCGCAAGAAGGTCATTATCCCGAGCCTGATCATTACGGTGCTCGGCAGCGGCATCTCGGCCGGTGCAGCGTGGCTGCTGGGAGGCAGCGCCGCGTACATCGTCATTCTTGCCGGAAGGCTGCTGCAGGGAATTGGCGCAGCCGGTGCATTTCCGATCGTTATTCCACTCGTTGGAGATATGTTTAGCGAGGATGAGAAGGTTAGTAAAAGTCTGGGCGTCATTGAAACGTCGAACACCTTTGGCAAGGTGCTCAGCCCGATTCTGGGAGCGTTTCTGGGCAGCTTCATCTGGTTTCTGCCATTCCTGGCCATCCCGGTTCTCTGCGCGGTATCCCTGCTGCTCGTCATATTCCTGGTGAAATCTCCAGAGCATGAGAAGACCCAGCAGTCGATCCGGGAGTTCCTCGGTACGACCAAGGATGTGCTTCAAGAAAAAGGTCGCTGGCTGTATGCGATTTTTGCGATTGGCGGTATTGCCATGTTCGGCATTTTTGGCGTGCAATTTTATCTATCGGAAACTCTGGAGAGTGCTTATGGCTTAACCGGCATTGTCAAGGGACTGGTGCTGGCGATTCCACTGGCAGCCCTGTGTCTGGCTTCATATCTGACCGGGAAATTCACAGGGCATAAGAAGGGGCTTATGAAGTGGACGGGCTTCGCCGGCATGGCGCTGCTCACAGGCTCTCTGGTCATCATCGGCTTTAGCGAGCAAATTTATTTTGTCATTGGATTTATGACGGCGGGCAGCATCGGAATCGGTCTGGTGCTGCCCAGCATGGATACGCTACTCACCGAGGGTGTAGAGGAGGAACAGCGAGGAACGATCACCTCCTTGTATAGCAGCATGCGCTTTATCGGAGTATCGCTGGGTCCGCCCGTTGTGTCCTTGCTGCTTGGCGCCAATCACTGGGTGCTGTTCCTGACCTTGGCTGCCGTTGCTGCCGCCGGGGCCCTGTTGACGCTGCTCGCGGTGAAGCCGGAGGAAAGCGAGGGCGAAGACGGAACCGGAGAAGTCAAGCGAGTCCAGTTCAAGCCGCCTGCCGGTGCTGCGAAAAACCTTGTCCGCAAATAG
- a CDS encoding methyl-accepting chemotaxis protein has translation MKIKTKLLLSSSIVGAVTVAMILFAFWNAKSTEERYKALIHEGHTVMYNLSQMQWLLAGIANDERGFLLTGDESFVQAMKLKQQHFLELSADTRLRTRLPEDMNVIDEIDQGFQRYQAAILEVLEKGGLSSPGAAPPAFAQYESAFEAERDIRKAFTPLVDQFKERKEAEMEQHMADISSANLLRNEAMLVAGLIAIIYYMIQSRVLIASIKPLIRMKSELEDISRGGGDLVSRLEVRSRDEIGEVARAYNALLDSFRSMVLNIKDSATQIAATSDQLFAGSSEIRDASRHTSSIMERLADGTSHQLEVSEASMGSLTDMAAGIGVIHHAAAHTSEVSSDAQVLSSEGEEAVKRTLQQMEEIRGRTNLSAEAVKELGSKAELIGLMGETINSLSSQTGLLALNASIEAARAGEQGAGFAVVASQVRKLAEQSNASSAEINRFVEEITKDIHTLEHAMEEEVLTVTRGIQAAQGAAEAFQSIDQSIVRLNNQIQDIQQSCAQLSRQADAMMHGIESMLESNRHAAAGTQSVSAAAAQQLASIEEMAQSVESLNEMSVSLEREMSGFKV, from the coding sequence ATGAAAATCAAGACGAAATTGCTGCTGTCGTCCTCCATTGTGGGTGCTGTAACAGTGGCCATGATCCTGTTTGCATTCTGGAATGCAAAATCCACAGAGGAACGATATAAGGCTCTTATCCACGAGGGTCATACGGTGATGTACAATTTATCGCAAATGCAGTGGCTGCTGGCCGGGATCGCGAATGATGAACGCGGATTTTTGTTAACCGGAGATGAGAGCTTTGTTCAAGCAATGAAGCTGAAGCAGCAACACTTTTTGGAATTATCTGCAGATACGAGGCTGCGCACAAGGTTGCCAGAGGATATGAACGTGATCGACGAGATTGATCAGGGCTTTCAACGCTATCAGGCTGCAATTCTGGAGGTGCTGGAAAAGGGCGGACTATCGAGCCCCGGCGCAGCTCCGCCGGCATTTGCCCAGTATGAATCGGCATTCGAGGCCGAACGTGACATTCGTAAAGCGTTCACTCCGCTGGTGGATCAGTTCAAGGAAAGAAAAGAGGCAGAAATGGAGCAGCACATGGCGGATATTTCCTCAGCCAATCTGCTGCGGAATGAAGCGATGCTTGTAGCTGGGTTGATTGCTATCATCTATTATATGATTCAAAGCCGTGTGCTTATAGCTTCGATCAAGCCCTTAATCCGCATGAAGAGCGAGCTGGAGGACATAAGCCGCGGGGGCGGAGACCTGGTATCCCGCCTTGAAGTGCGCAGCCGCGATGAGATTGGTGAGGTAGCTCGTGCGTACAATGCGCTGCTGGATTCTTTTCGCTCAATGGTGCTGAACATCAAGGACTCTGCCACCCAAATCGCTGCTACCAGCGATCAGCTGTTCGCCGGCTCCTCAGAGATCAGAGATGCATCGCGCCATACCTCCTCGATCATGGAACGGCTTGCAGACGGCACGAGCCATCAGCTTGAAGTCAGTGAAGCGTCGATGGGCTCGCTGACCGACATGGCTGCCGGAATCGGCGTTATTCATCATGCAGCAGCACACACCTCTGAGGTGTCGAGTGATGCGCAGGTGCTGTCCTCAGAAGGTGAAGAAGCGGTAAAACGGACCCTGCAGCAAATGGAGGAAATTCGGGGACGAACGAACCTTTCGGCGGAAGCGGTCAAGGAACTGGGAAGCAAAGCGGAGCTCATCGGCTTGATGGGGGAGACGATCAATTCGCTTTCGTCACAGACCGGACTGCTGGCTCTGAACGCCTCTATTGAAGCAGCCCGGGCAGGCGAGCAGGGAGCAGGATTTGCCGTTGTGGCTTCCCAGGTTAGGAAGCTGGCGGAGCAGTCCAATGCCAGCTCCGCAGAGATCAACCGTTTCGTTGAAGAAATCACCAAGGACATACATACGCTGGAGCATGCCATGGAGGAGGAGGTTCTCACTGTAACCAGGGGCATCCAGGCAGCACAGGGAGCTGCAGAGGCCTTTCAGAGCATTGACCAGTCCATTGTCCGGCTAAACAATCAGATCCAGGATATTCAGCAGTCCTGTGCCCAGCTTTCACGGCAGGCGGACGCAATGATGCATGGCATCGAGAGCATGCTGGAGAGCAATCGACATGCGGCTGCAGGGACGCAGAGCGTGAGTGCCGCTGCCGCTCAGCAGCTGGCTTCCATTGAGGAAATGGCACAATCAGTGGAATCTTTAAATGAGATGTCCGTGTCACTGGAGCGGGAGATGTCAGGGTTCAAAGTGTAG
- the helD gene encoding RNA polymerase recycling motor HelD yields MTIQDQDWQEEQQRVTEITDIIDHYIQRLMKQVGGVRGDVIEMRKDFWDEVTINFSEADDVGETSTNLRQQSQVLSERERTHLQASKALKKYRKLVDSPYFGRIDFRESGESAAEPIYLGIGSVMDEELENFLVYDWRAPISSLYYDGAPGEAQYETPSGMVKGEMSLKRQFVIRDRQIQVLFDTGVTIGDELLQQVLSHSADDKMKNIVATIQKEQNAVIRNDKTRMLIVQGAAGSGKTSAALQRVAYLLYKYRDTLQADQMILFSPNPLFNSYISTVLPELGEDNMQQTTFQAYLEHRLGREFELEDVFTQTEQLLAEHDDPGLEARREGIAFKSGMGYLRLIQTYKEHLEARDMLFRPIVFQGRIIVSREEMVRQFYSFDPAIKLANRLDLMRDRLLKALSSFAAEERKADWVEDQIQLLDQDDYQRAFQIMRRKQRKGELSFDDFDAEKEALARMVVSTRLKPLRQWIKNYRFVDVVGLYRRLFQNASMTAELLDSETSLPREWDEISRQTLAKMNSKELYYEDVTPYLYLRELLQGFRTNTSIRHVIVDEVQDYSVFQLEFLKRLFPRAKMTVLGDLNQAIYAHGEALGELQSLVSLYGEAETEVISLTKSYRSTREIVEFTRQMIPGGEHITPFHRPGVPPKVIPAESEKQLEELVAQDLQELQAQGYHYVAMICKTEEESRGVHRRLSPRMPIRLITKSTPAFEQGILVVPAYLAKGVEFDAVLIYNGSDELYSRERERKLFYTACTRAMHELHIYHLGARSRFLPS; encoded by the coding sequence TTGACCATCCAGGATCAGGATTGGCAGGAAGAACAGCAGCGGGTTACCGAGATTACCGATATCATTGATCACTATATTCAACGGTTAATGAAGCAGGTCGGCGGCGTTCGCGGTGACGTCATCGAGATGAGAAAGGACTTCTGGGACGAGGTCACCATCAATTTCAGCGAAGCCGATGATGTTGGAGAAACATCCACCAATCTCCGCCAGCAATCCCAGGTGCTCTCAGAGCGGGAACGGACCCATTTACAGGCGAGCAAGGCTCTGAAAAAATATCGGAAGCTTGTGGACTCACCGTATTTTGGCCGCATCGACTTCAGAGAATCGGGAGAGAGCGCAGCGGAGCCCATTTATTTGGGGATCGGGTCGGTCATGGATGAAGAGCTGGAGAACTTCCTGGTCTACGACTGGCGGGCGCCCATTTCAAGTCTTTATTATGACGGAGCGCCGGGTGAAGCTCAATATGAGACGCCTTCCGGCATGGTGAAGGGCGAGATGAGCCTCAAGCGGCAATTCGTCATCCGGGACCGTCAAATCCAGGTGCTGTTCGATACCGGCGTAACGATCGGTGATGAGCTGCTGCAGCAGGTGCTCAGCCACAGTGCTGACGACAAGATGAAAAATATCGTCGCCACCATCCAGAAGGAGCAGAATGCGGTTATCCGTAACGACAAAACGCGAATGCTCATCGTCCAGGGCGCCGCGGGCAGCGGCAAGACCTCGGCAGCGCTGCAGCGGGTGGCGTATCTGCTCTATAAGTACCGGGATACGCTGCAGGCCGACCAGATGATTCTGTTCTCGCCGAACCCGCTGTTTAACAGCTATATTTCGACGGTGCTCCCGGAGCTTGGCGAGGACAATATGCAGCAGACCACATTCCAAGCCTATCTGGAGCATCGTTTGGGCCGGGAATTTGAGCTGGAGGATGTATTTACCCAGACAGAACAGCTGCTGGCTGAGCATGATGATCCAGGGCTTGAGGCGAGAAGAGAAGGCATTGCCTTCAAATCCGGGATGGGTTATCTGCGTTTGATTCAGACTTACAAGGAGCACCTCGAAGCCCGGGACATGCTCTTTCGTCCCATTGTATTCCAGGGTCGGATTATTGTGTCCAGAGAAGAGATGGTGCGGCAATTTTACAGCTTTGATCCCGCCATCAAGCTTGCGAACCGGCTGGATCTCATGCGTGACAGGCTGCTAAAGGCGTTATCATCCTTTGCGGCCGAGGAGCGGAAGGCGGATTGGGTGGAGGATCAGATCCAGCTGCTGGACCAGGATGATTATCAGCGTGCGTTTCAGATCATGCGCAGGAAGCAGCGCAAGGGAGAGCTGAGCTTCGATGATTTTGATGCCGAGAAGGAAGCACTGGCCCGGATGGTGGTCAGTACCCGGCTGAAGCCGCTTCGGCAGTGGATCAAGAACTACCGTTTTGTTGATGTGGTGGGGCTGTACCGGCGATTGTTCCAGAATGCTTCTATGACTGCAGAGCTGCTGGATTCAGAAACCTCGCTGCCCCGGGAGTGGGACGAGATCAGCCGCCAGACCCTGGCCAAAATGAACAGCAAGGAGCTTTATTACGAGGATGTCACGCCCTACTTGTATTTAAGAGAGCTGCTTCAGGGATTTCGGACGAACACCTCGATCCGTCACGTGATTGTGGACGAGGTTCAGGACTACTCCGTGTTTCAGCTTGAATTTCTAAAGCGGCTGTTCCCCCGGGCCAAGATGACCGTGCTGGGCGACTTGAACCAGGCCATTTATGCCCATGGAGAAGCACTGGGAGAGCTTCAGAGCCTGGTTAGCCTGTACGGCGAGGCGGAAACCGAGGTCATATCGTTAACGAAGAGCTATCGCTCTACTCGTGAAATTGTGGAATTTACTCGCCAAATGATTCCAGGAGGAGAGCATATTACTCCCTTTCATCGCCCAGGTGTCCCGCCAAAGGTCATCCCGGCGGAGTCGGAGAAGCAGCTGGAGGAGCTGGTGGCACAGGATTTGCAGGAGCTGCAAGCCCAGGGCTATCACTATGTGGCGATGATCTGCAAGACCGAGGAGGAGAGCCGCGGGGTGCACCGCCGCCTATCACCACGAATGCCGATTCGATTGATTACCAAATCAACACCGGCATTTGAGCAGGGCATTCTCGTTGTGCCTGCTTATTTAGCGAAGGGCGTTGAATTTGATGCTGTGCTGATCTATAACGGCTCGGATGAGCTCTACTCCCGAGAGAGAGAGCGCAAGCTTTTTTATACCGCTTGTACCCGCGCCATGCATGAGCTGCACATTTATCATCTCGGAGCGAGGAGTCGCTTCCTTCCTTCATAG
- a CDS encoding FUSC family protein, with amino-acid sequence MAFGARMAKTGLAVTLALYITMLLGLQSPVVAAIAAIFAMQPSIYRSWRYFLDQLQTSTLGAVIAVLWGTFLSNQPISVGLVCTLVIMICIRLNMGETIGLTLVTVISVMEASGQWDFALNRFIMTLVGIFSAFFVNVFVFPPKPKEQYFKQIQNVFVKMSLLLRSAISHEMKDSVYREELKQLGGAIKSLSDKYALFEEEQKKLKRPKYSQSRQLVVYKHLLESLQKGYDILTAVHNHYFQAQRSPELDQRLDENLERLIKFHEHILWKFEDKLKPNAEEAEHMAFENQRFMDDMSTIVPASSSSFRIAVVAAAMYDYGHMLERLNQVADHISRFVDRKKDGRSILAWLKK; translated from the coding sequence ATGGCCTTTGGCGCAAGAATGGCAAAAACAGGCCTGGCGGTCACGCTGGCCCTGTACATAACGATGCTCCTGGGGCTTCAATCGCCGGTTGTTGCCGCAATTGCTGCAATTTTCGCCATGCAGCCGTCGATTTACCGGTCTTGGAGATATTTTCTCGATCAGCTTCAAACCAGCACGCTGGGTGCGGTCATCGCGGTGCTCTGGGGAACGTTCTTATCAAATCAGCCGATCTCCGTCGGGCTGGTATGTACACTGGTTATTATGATTTGTATCCGGCTGAATATGGGCGAAACGATCGGCCTGACGCTGGTCACCGTCATTTCCGTGATGGAGGCCTCCGGGCAGTGGGATTTTGCGCTCAACCGGTTCATCATGACGCTGGTTGGTATTTTTTCTGCCTTTTTCGTAAATGTCTTTGTCTTTCCACCCAAGCCGAAGGAGCAGTATTTCAAGCAAATCCAGAATGTATTTGTCAAAATGTCGCTGCTGCTTCGTTCCGCCATTTCGCATGAAATGAAGGACTCTGTATACCGGGAAGAGCTGAAGCAGCTGGGCGGAGCCATTAAATCTTTGAGCGACAAGTATGCTCTGTTCGAAGAGGAACAGAAGAAGCTGAAGCGCCCCAAGTACAGTCAGTCGCGTCAGCTGGTCGTATACAAGCATTTGCTGGAATCCCTCCAGAAGGGCTATGATATTCTGACTGCTGTGCATAATCATTATTTTCAGGCCCAGCGATCGCCGGAGCTGGATCAGCGGCTGGACGAGAATCTGGAGCGGCTGATTAAATTCCACGAGCATATTTTATGGAAATTCGAAGATAAGCTGAAGCCGAACGCGGAGGAGGCAGAGCATATGGCCTTTGAGAATCAGCGGTTTATGGATGATATGTCCACAATTGTACCGGCGTCCTCCTCCAGCTTCCGAATCGCGGTGGTTGCGGCGGCGATGTATGATTACGGTCATATGCTGGAAAGGCTGAATCAGGTAGCGGATCATATCTCCCGCTTTGTTGACCGGAAGAAGGATGGCCGCAGTATTTTGGCGTGGCTGAAAAAATAA
- a CDS encoding phosphatase PAP2 family protein → MQPSPYISTRIAALWTISLCSALLFVLLSSWVIAGGELQINPWLQEFQAPMWTLGARLLTFIGSKGPIIVIALWVVWYLYAAAGRNGEIKLFLLVLLGSEAWNVVLKLLFHRVRPDVNRLIEITGYSYPSGHSMAAFSLYGVLCYLLWSRWSGWKGRLVLLAASSLMILGIGMSRVYLGVHYPSDVAGAYAASLSWLLFCIGFYEYKWLERSPAKAS, encoded by the coding sequence ATGCAACCAAGCCCATATATATCTACCCGAATTGCAGCTCTTTGGACCATCTCTTTGTGCAGCGCACTTCTTTTTGTTCTGCTGTCGTCCTGGGTCATTGCCGGGGGGGAGCTGCAGATTAACCCGTGGTTACAGGAATTTCAGGCCCCGATGTGGACATTAGGGGCCCGGCTGCTTACCTTCATCGGCTCCAAGGGTCCCATCATTGTGATTGCATTGTGGGTGGTCTGGTATCTTTATGCCGCCGCAGGCAGAAACGGCGAGATCAAGCTGTTTCTTCTGGTGCTGCTGGGATCAGAGGCTTGGAATGTGGTGCTGAAGCTTTTGTTTCACCGGGTCCGGCCCGATGTGAACCGCCTCATCGAAATTACCGGCTACAGCTATCCCAGCGGGCATTCCATGGCGGCTTTTTCCTTATATGGAGTACTGTGTTATTTGCTGTGGAGCCGCTGGAGCGGGTGGAAGGGGCGGCTGGTTCTGCTTGCTGCCAGCAGCCTGATGATCTTGGGAATCGGAATGAGCCGCGTCTACCTTGGCGTACACTATCCTAGTGATGTCGCAGGAGCTTATGCTGCAAGCTTGTCCTGGCTGCTCTTCTGTATCGGGTTCTATGAATATAAATGGCTGGAGCGATCGCCGGCAAAAGCATCCTGA
- a CDS encoding glycosyl hydrolase, with protein MRNKFWYKTALSSVLAMAAAAFSAAPSSVHAAGIMSGSGSYSAGTPAEAMPLQAEQYITEDLLNKPVPTNQWWSSLLWDSFSEAQYPHPLAVRHEPQGLRIYHPGPHLLQEPTVIDGTMAVDGDFIAGHTGESQFPEARVAGYSDWFVDAQYESGQHEMKVSYGHGSPFTYFTYAGGNPKLIFQETPELWYGGRSSSVLGITVNGSHYGLFGPTGSTWIGLDRQEWVNQLNGKDYFSIAVLPDNRPATLEKFQQYAYSHITDTKVSWTYDEEQSEVTSTYRFTTEPKEGLRSGTLFTMYPHQWKYTDTDPLPYRYASVRGDLATGEGDRFTTVMKYHGILPALPAVGEDQLSSMKALLEEARNEPETGAADSYSAAKELGRLTALLPLAKDSGESEAAVFFEQKLQGMLEDWLTYTDEDRDQLFYPSSYFYYDFAWSTLIGYPASLGSDSELNDHHIVNGYFIKAAAELARHNPEWASDSSYGGMVDLLIRDMASPDRQDALFPFLRVFDPYAGHSWSSGAARYGSGNYNAASGEVMNAWSSLILWGEATRDPAIRNLGIYLYTTEMQAILQYWLDADQTHFHDDFTPAGAAAIWGGKTEGDSTLWSTRPAEVQAANWLPFSGSSLYLTASPSLAERHFTKLRQDEQDTRDEEGLRDLVYMYQAISQPEEALKAFENTAPLFAAQAGSSKAHAYAWISMLNERGTQNKDITADTPLYAVYKHPEHGSTYVVYNMSSSPVNVTFSDGTTMTASPSGFTEKTLP; from the coding sequence ATGAGAAACAAGTTCTGGTACAAGACCGCCCTTTCAAGTGTGCTGGCTATGGCCGCCGCTGCCTTTTCGGCTGCTCCTTCCAGTGTCCATGCCGCCGGCATCATGTCCGGGTCCGGCTCTTATTCTGCAGGCACGCCTGCCGAAGCCATGCCGCTGCAAGCCGAGCAATACATAACCGAGGATCTGCTGAACAAGCCGGTCCCTACGAATCAATGGTGGAGCAGCCTTCTCTGGGATTCCTTCTCCGAAGCACAGTATCCGCATCCGCTGGCTGTCCGGCATGAACCGCAAGGGCTGCGGATCTATCATCCCGGACCCCATCTTCTTCAAGAGCCCACGGTCATTGACGGTACAATGGCGGTTGACGGAGATTTTATTGCCGGACATACCGGCGAGAGCCAGTTTCCCGAGGCCCGGGTGGCCGGCTACAGTGACTGGTTCGTGGACGCCCAATATGAGTCAGGCCAGCATGAGATGAAGGTCAGCTACGGGCACGGATCTCCGTTCACGTATTTCACATATGCCGGAGGAAATCCCAAGCTGATCTTTCAAGAGACACCCGAGCTTTGGTACGGCGGCCGCAGCAGCTCCGTGCTCGGCATCACGGTCAACGGGTCCCACTATGGCCTGTTCGGGCCGACAGGCAGCACCTGGATCGGTCTAGACCGCCAGGAATGGGTCAACCAATTGAACGGCAAGGATTACTTCTCGATTGCCGTGCTGCCGGACAACCGGCCCGCTACATTGGAGAAGTTCCAGCAATATGCCTACTCCCATATCACAGATACCAAGGTGTCCTGGACATACGATGAAGAGCAGAGTGAGGTTACCTCAACCTACCGCTTCACAACCGAGCCGAAAGAAGGCCTTCGGTCCGGCACCTTGTTCACGATGTATCCTCATCAGTGGAAGTACACAGATACAGATCCCCTTCCCTACCGTTATGCTTCTGTGCGCGGGGATCTGGCCACCGGGGAGGGAGACCGCTTCACGACAGTTATGAAGTATCATGGTATTTTGCCCGCCCTTCCGGCGGTCGGTGAGGATCAGCTTTCCTCAATGAAAGCTTTGCTGGAGGAAGCCCGGAATGAGCCGGAGACCGGCGCCGCCGACTCATATTCGGCAGCCAAGGAGCTTGGCCGACTGACAGCCCTTCTCCCGCTGGCCAAGGACTCCGGGGAGAGTGAAGCCGCCGTTTTTTTTGAGCAGAAGCTTCAGGGTATGCTGGAGGACTGGCTCACATATACCGATGAAGACCGGGATCAGCTGTTCTATCCCTCCAGCTATTTCTATTACGATTTCGCATGGAGCACACTCATTGGCTATCCGGCGAGTCTGGGCAGTGACAGTGAGCTGAATGATCATCACATTGTGAATGGATATTTCATCAAAGCAGCCGCAGAGCTGGCCCGCCATAATCCGGAATGGGCGTCAGACAGCAGCTACGGCGGCATGGTAGACCTGCTCATCCGCGATATGGCAAGCCCTGACCGGCAGGATGCCCTGTTTCCTTTTCTCCGGGTATTTGATCCCTATGCCGGCCATTCCTGGTCATCCGGAGCTGCTCGTTACGGCAGCGGGAACTACAATGCAGCCTCCGGTGAAGTCATGAATGCCTGGTCTTCGCTGATCCTTTGGGGTGAGGCTACCCGGGATCCAGCGATTCGGAATCTCGGTATTTATTTGTACACGACTGAAATGCAAGCTATTCTTCAATACTGGCTTGATGCCGATCAGACGCATTTTCACGATGACTTTACGCCGGCGGGAGCTGCGGCGATCTGGGGCGGCAAAACCGAGGGTGACTCCACGTTATGGTCCACCCGTCCGGCAGAGGTTCAGGCTGCGAACTGGCTGCCCTTTAGCGGCTCTTCCTTGTATTTGACCGCTTCCCCTTCGCTCGCGGAGCGCCATTTCACAAAGCTGCGTCAAGATGAGCAGGACACAAGGGACGAAGAAGGCTTGCGAGACCTTGTATATATGTATCAGGCGATTTCTCAGCCCGAGGAAGCCCTGAAGGCTTTTGAAAATACGGCTCCGTTATTTGCAGCCCAGGCCGGCAGCTCCAAAGCTCATGCCTATGCCTGGATCTCCATGCTGAACGAGCGGGGCACGCAGAATAAGGACATCACAGCCGACACCCCTTTATACGCCGTATACAAGCATCCGGAGCATGGCAGCACCTACGTTGTATATAATATGTCCTCTTCTCCAGTGAATGTAACCTTTTCGGATGGGACGACAATGACTGCTTCACCGTCAGGCTTCACGGAGAAAACCTTACCTTAA
- the mnmH gene encoding tRNA 2-selenouridine(34) synthase MnmH, whose protein sequence is MFQDITVEEWLQQKHHKSMTLIDVRSPSEFREYTIPGSVNIPVFNDEERAEIGTLYKQVSVEAAKDRGLEIMSAKLPSFIRQFRELEGDKAVFCWRGGMRSRTAATVLSLMDVHVKRIQGGIKAYRKLVVDTLGSISLDTEAIVLHGFTGTGKTEVLQQLQAEGYPVLDLEGLSGHRGSIFGHIGLPSYNQKMFDAQLFERLQELSASPYIIMEAESKRIGKVILPDFLMNKKAAGSAIVLQLPLEQRVAQIIKDYRPEEYKEQCIQAFLRIKDRIHTPIAAEIHKSLEEDRFADAVRLLLLHYYDPRYDHTSQMYGEGSKLELQADSAEDAAARLKEILAARFQQHTS, encoded by the coding sequence ATGTTTCAAGACATAACCGTTGAAGAGTGGCTCCAGCAGAAGCATCATAAGAGCATGACCTTGATCGATGTGCGGTCGCCGTCCGAATTCCGGGAATACACCATTCCCGGCAGTGTGAATATCCCGGTGTTTAACGATGAAGAGCGGGCAGAGATCGGCACCCTGTACAAGCAGGTCAGTGTGGAAGCAGCCAAAGACCGGGGACTTGAGATTATGTCCGCCAAGCTGCCTTCCTTTATCCGTCAATTTAGAGAGCTGGAGGGCGATAAGGCCGTATTTTGCTGGAGAGGCGGCATGCGCAGCCGTACGGCAGCTACGGTGCTGTCGTTAATGGATGTTCACGTCAAACGAATCCAGGGCGGGATCAAGGCCTATCGGAAGCTGGTTGTAGACACACTGGGAAGCATCTCGTTAGATACAGAGGCCATCGTACTGCACGGCTTTACTGGCACTGGCAAGACAGAGGTGCTGCAGCAGCTGCAAGCCGAAGGCTATCCCGTATTGGATCTTGAAGGGCTCTCGGGGCACCGGGGCTCGATCTTTGGCCATATCGGGCTCCCGTCATACAATCAGAAGATGTTTGACGCCCAGCTGTTTGAGCGTTTACAGGAGCTGTCTGCAAGCCCATATATAATTATGGAAGCAGAGAGCAAGCGAATCGGCAAAGTCATCCTGCCGGATTTCCTTATGAATAAGAAGGCCGCAGGATCAGCGATTGTGCTGCAGCTGCCGCTGGAGCAGCGCGTGGCACAGATCATAAAGGATTACCGGCCGGAGGAGTATAAGGAGCAGTGCATTCAGGCTTTTTTGCGGATTAAGGACCGGATTCACACCCCGATTGCAGCGGAAATTCATAAGTCTCTGGAAGAAGACCGGTTTGCAGACGCTGTCCGTCTGCTGCTGCTTCATTACTATGACCCCCGCTATGATCATACCTCCCAGATGTATGGGGAAGGGAGTAAGCTGGAGCTTCAAGCAGACAGTGCAGAAGACGCGGCTGCCCGGCTTAAAGAAATTCTGGCTGCACGATTCCAGCAGCATACCTCATAA